The Rhizoctonia solani chromosome 4, complete sequence genome contains a region encoding:
- a CDS encoding bestrophin protein, translated as MVSSSPLLAGGLTLRKFRGTAKLMFFTGIGAMVACVSKFTDTKLSFDPQLLTVLGTVLGLVISFRTTSAYDRYWEGRKLWTTISLSSRNLANLIWIHVPTDRSAKSSTPLPKDHLLKVMIEKSSMINLIQAFSVSVKHYLRGEPGIYYQDLYPLIAFLPQYAMQQGAMESTEKLPLWSDDANIGGHHLPRDPDSSEGGFKRKKNKTFDPEKALPDVSPDHVHLAPARNPPPTTFFDYFPILMPIKTIYKLIKRIFVRREDDASIDGERSAWTGKKKHRPVVESIVPLEIALHLNSYYNFLLQSGLLQAAAATSFNNNLHSLQDASVQLRRIATTPIPFAYQAHLRMAIWLYLFFLPFQIYDKLKWITIPATGFAAFLFLGFLEIGAEIENPFNYDDNDLDIDGYCLAIARELAEIMAHEPKAPSSFIFNEFNQPFAPADRRTAQELLSDQKSNEYLDETHGMDNVHATMVRSWRTVTEMTTHHKKKIAA; from the exons ATGGTGTCCTCTAGCCCCTTGCTTGCCGGTGGTCTCACCCTCCGCAAATTCCGCGGCACGGCGA AACTCATGTTCTTCACCGGCATCGGTGCCA TGGTTGCCTGTGTCTCAAAATTTACCGACACGAAGCTCTCGTTCGACCCCCAGTTGCTCACAGTATTGGGTACAGTGCTCGGTTTGGTCATTAGTTTCCGTACAACATCCGCATACGACCGTTATTGGGAGG GTCGCAAGCTATGGACTACCATCTCTCTTAGC AGCCGTAACTTGGCCAATCTCATCTGGATCCATGTTCCGACTGACCGCTCGGCCAAGTCCTCCACTCCTCTTCCCAAGGACCACCTCCTCAAGGTCATGATCGAAAAGTCCTCTATGATCAACTTGATTCAGGCTTTCTCCGTCTCGGTCAAG CACTATTTGCGTGGAGAACCTGGCATTTACTATCAGGACTTGTATCCCTTGATTGCTTTCCTCCCTCAATACGCAATGCAACAGGGCGCTATGGAAAGCACTGAGAAGCTTCCTCTCTGGTCTGATGATGCCAATATAGGCGGTCACCACCTCCCTCGCGACCCCGATTCCAGCGAGGGCGGGTTCAAGCGCAAAAAGAACAAGACGTTTGACCCTGAAAAGGCACTCCCTGACGTCAGTCCCGACCATGTTCACTTGGCTCCCGCTCGCAACCCTCCTCCCACTACGTTCTTCGACTACTTCCCTATCCTCATGCCCATCAAGACCATCTACAAGCTCATCAAGCGTATTTTTGTTCGTCGGGAGGACGACGCCTCGATTGATGGTGAACGCAGTGCCTGGACCGGAAAGAAGAAGCACCGTCCCGTTGTTGAGTCAATTGTGCCTTTGGAGATTGC CCTTCACCTCAATTCCTACTACAACTTCTTGTTGCAAAGTGGATTGCTACAGGCTGCTGCTGCCACATCGTTCAACAACAATCTTCACTCGCTACAAGATGCTTCTGTCCAGCTCCGCCGCATTGCTACCACGCCCA TTCCCTTCGCTTACCAGGCCCACTTGCGCATGGCAATTTGGCTATACCTTTTCTTCTTGCCA TTCCAAATCTATGACAAATTGAAATGGATTACCATTCCTGCCACCGGCTTTGCTGCgttcctgttccttggtttcttggAGATTGGTGCTGAAATCGAGAATCCCT TCAACTACGACGACAACGATCTTGATATCGATGGTTACTGCCTCGCTATTGCTCGTGAGCTTGCTGAAATCATGGCACACGAGCCCAAGGCACCTTCGTCGTTCATTTTCAACGAATTCAACCAGCCTTTCGCCCCTGCAGACCGCCGCACCGCTCAAGAATTACTCTCTGATCAAAAGAGCAATGAATACCTCGACGAAACCCATGGTATGGATAACGTGCATGCCACGATGGTCCGCAGCTGGCGCACGGTCACCGAGATGACAACACACcacaagaagaagattgCTGCTTAA
- a CDS encoding DNA polymerase family B, whose amino-acid sequence MDTLKVQITNIDWSLVRSGTLDNTRFSRCPVIRIFGISSTGKKACVHIHQVYPYFYVPYDGSMAPEEVGRYIRSLTQALNRAIAISLKRNPLDAKYVRAVILVKGVHFYGFHCSYSPFLKVIMADPGLVQRAATVLRSGAVMRQKIQTYETHISYLMQFMCDFGLYGCGSLEFSRYYLREGTAEWTNRVQSVRELWDGERARRSANGLNPTPEIPQEGSASQRGVGGQWEQEPLFWEQLRTRMNTPKAEVNAPQGWEKWVMTAFESVEALWEEGWKTWMPQVFDRTSELGENPKRSVQHASELNPFSSTQGEQNQELQTTHVSSPDDVDEDIAAGQALQRLVIAAEDAEDWHDDDEQWDDDLLYDEEPKEIATQVVNREISVPATPTKQRFRTATPASASRQDSPSISLDRVGSGSRSYISPATTPTKKITINDSPSKFDRMLEDLEKAPVRIPVRARSASVVNATPGSHLAAKRAKSTIPVVEQGNPFLDANVPYPVQGTITRTDDGTSPIAKHKSYTLGDLEEQLISITYRAPQAPVARAQFGRVSSDYGLPSKIYRAPYYSNEDDLPERPMRYAGRVYHIRGGTGVGSLEHWQSNSAPPQVLRNVPDITGWEYAGVPPSSKVVKKWLDSTPMQDTRKAPDLWRSQIEGPTQNTHGFKITQKKTENSGARQRQTISAMSVEIFACSRGDLLANPAEDEIACLFYSYSESGGDAEDRADYNSGCIIVCSDQPHSVDPRWIPEYKIEVVSSELDLLNTLIDLVREFDPDILAGWQVQTASWGYLNTRCHSIGLGLSEEIGRVSSDHGHKPGSEQWDERHGANFNVVGRHILNVWRIMRSEQSLDQYTYENVMFHLMHKRAPKYAPKTLTQWFKSGVPFRVVRVLKYWAERTAAILDLLDHTELILRTAESARIIGVDFMSVLTRGSQFKVESIMFKIAKQENYVLISPSKEQVGSQNACECLPLVMEPESAFYNPLVVLDFQSLYPSIMIAYNYCYSTFLGRCALFQGRNKFGVTELNLPPGLLETIGEENIHVAANGMAYVKRNVREGLLGRMLMELLNTRIMVKQAMKSAKGDRGLYKILNARQLSLKLMCNVTFGYTMAGFSGRMPAAEIADSIVQSGRETLEKAIALIETTPKWGARVVYGDTDSLFIYLPGRTKDEAFRIGHEIANTVTESNPPPIKLKFEKVYYPCVLMTKKRYVGFKYETPDDNEPEFDAKGIETVRRDGIPAGQKMVERCLKILFRTQDFSEVKKYCVESWTKILKGQVTPQDFIFAKEVRLGTYSEKAPPPPGAIVAAKKLALDPMAEPQYGERVPYVIIRGEPGSRLIDRAVPPEELLKDRSKNIDENYYITHSLIPPLERIFNLVGANVRQWFEEMPKPARLDPIATIGSSEESENNGRYNIDGHFRRLECVVCKQPNDTNVCDDCLDDPLLSGKTLLEKVRRIERRIRGAQLVCATCTGSPASETIMCESLECPWMYARIKSAQKLDSIKQIQALVTQFPTLMIQANEDYHFSTHRD is encoded by the exons ATGGATACTCTCAAAGTACAGATTACCAATATAGACTGGTCGCTTGTCCGCTCGGGCACACTCGACAACACCAGGTTCAGTCGCTGTCCTGTGATTCGAATATTTGGCATCTCCTCAACAGgcaaaaaggcttgtgtacACATACACCAGGTCTATCCCTATTTTTACGTTCCATATGACGGATCTATGGCTCCCGAAGAAG TTGGGCGCTACATTCGCTCACTCACCCAGGCGCTGAATCGTGCGATTGCAATCTCCTTGAAGCGGAACCCACTAGACGCAAAATATGTGCGCGCTGTCATTCTCGTCAAGGGGGTCCATTTCTATGGCTTCCATTGTTCATATTCACCCTTTCTCAAGGTGATCATGGCGGACCCTGGTCTAGTGCAGCGCGCTGCAACCGTCTTGCGATCTGGAGCGGTCATGCGACAAAAGATTCAAACCTACGAAACACACATAAGCTACTTGATGCAATTCATGTGCGACTTTGGTCTCTATGGTTGTGGTTCATTAGAGTTTTCTCGTTATTACTTGCGTGAAGGAACAGCGGAATGGACTAACCGAG TTCAAAGCGTTCGCGAGCTTTGGGATGGTGAACGGGCTCGCAGATCCGCCAACGGCTTGAATCCGACCCCCGAGATCCCTCAAGAAGGCAGTGCCAGCCAACGTGGGGTCGGAGGTCAATGGGAACAAGAACCCCTGTTCTGGGAACAACTCAGGACTCGTATGAATACCCCCAAGGCCGAGGTCAATGCTCCTCAGGGGTGGGAGAAATGGGTTATGACCGCATTTGAGAGCGTCGAGGCGCTTTGGGAGGAAGGCTGGAAAACTTGGATGCCTCAAGTCTTTGACCGTACGTCTGAACTCGGCGAGAATCCAAAACGCTCTGTGCAACACGCGAGCGAACTTAACCCGTTTAGTTCGACTCAGGGGGAACAAAACCAGGAGCTGCAAACGACGCATGTATCCAGCCCAGATGATGTTGACGAAGATATTGCTGCTGGGCAAGCATTGCAAAGACTCGTGATTGCCGCTGAGGATGCCGAGGATTGGCACGATGATGATGAACAGTGGGACGACGATCTGCTATATGATGAGGAACCGAAGGAAATAGCTACTCAAGTAGTGAATAGAGAGATCAGCGTCCCAGCCACCCCAAC GAAGCAACGCTTCCGCACAGCAACGCCCGCGTCCGCTTCTCGTCAGGACAGTCCGTCGATCTCACTCGATCGTGTCGGGAGTGGAAG TCGTTCGTATATATCACCAGCTACGACACCCACTAAAAAAATAACCATAAA TGACTCTCCCTCCAAATTCGATCGCATGCTTGAAGATCTTGAAAAGGCGCCCGTACGAATACCCGTACGAGCACGAAGTGCATCCGTAGTAAACGCCACACCCGGGAGTCACCTGGCTGCAAAGAGGGCCAAGTCAACGATACCCGTGGTCGAGCAGGGTAATCCATTTTTAGACGCCAATGTCCCATACCCTGTGCAAGGCACGATCACGCGTACAGACGATGGGACATCTCCAATTGCAAAAC ACAAAAGTTACACGTTGGGTGACCTTGAGGAGCAACTGATCAGCATCACGTACCGAGCTCCTCAGGCTCCAGTAGCTCGGGCCCAGT TTGGTCGAGTCTCTAGCGATTATGGACTTCCGTCAAAGATTTATCGAGCACCTTATTACTCTAACGAGGACGACCTTCCTGAACGACCTATGCGCTACGCTGGGCGGGTTTATCACATCAGAGGTGGCACTGGGGTTGGGTCACTAGAGCACTGGCAATCAAACTCGGCTCCACCCCAAGTCCTCAGGAATGTACCCGACATTACTGGTTGGGAATACGCAGGAGTTCCTCCAAGTTCGAAAGTAGTGAAAAAATGGCTTGATAGTACCCCAATGCAAGACACAAGAAAGGCTCCCGATCTATGGAGGTCACAg ATCGAAGGGCCTACCCAAAATACCCACGGGTTTAAAATAACCCAAAAGAAAACCGAGAACTCTGGCGCTCGACAGAGGCAAACAATTTCGGCTATGTCCGTTGAGATCTTCG CCTGTTCACGAGGAGATTTGCTTGCGAATCCTGCCGAGGACGAGATCGCCTGTCTCTTCTACTCGTACTCTGAGTCGGGCGGAGACGCCGAGGATAGGGCCGACTATAACAGCGGCTGTATCATTGTATGTTCCGACCAACCGCATTCGGTCGATCCGCGCTGGATTCCTGAGTACAAAATTGAAGTGGTTTCCAGCGAGCTCGATCTATTGAATACGCTTATCGATTTAGTACGAGAGTTTGACCCGGATATTTTAGCAGGTTGGCAAGTGCAGACAGCGTCCTGGGGATACCTCAATACGCGTTGTCATTCTATAG GCTTGGGTCTATCGGAGGAAATTGGCCGTGTATCTTCCGATCATGGTCACAAGCCAGGCTCGGAGCAATGGGACGAACGACATGGGGCGAACTTCAATGTCGTTGGACGACACATTTTGAATGTGTGGCGAATTATGCGATCTGAGCAATCGCTCGACCAATACACTTACGAGAACGTCATGTTTCACCTTATGCATAAGAG GGCGCCAAAGTATGCACCAAAGACACTTACACAATGGTTCAAGTCGGGTGTTCCTTTCCGTGTAGTACGAGTATTAAAATACTGGGCTGAGCGAACGGCAGCTATTCTTGATTTGCTCGATCATACGGAACTAATTCTCAGGACGGC AGAATCTGCGCGGATTATTGGTGTTGACTTTATGTCGGTTCTCACTCGGGGCTCCCAATTCAAAGTCGAATCGATCATGTTCAAAATCGCTAAACAAGAGAACTACGTGCTAATATCACCCTCCAAAGAACAG GTTGGCTCCCAAAATGCATGTGAATGCCTTCCGTTGGTAATGGAACCTGAATCTGCCTTCTATAATCCATTGGTGGTGCTGGACTTCCAGTCTCTTTACCCATCGATTATGATTGCGTACAATTATTGTTACTCAACTTTTCTTGGTCGGTGTGCTTTGTTCCAGGGGAGGAACAAATTTGGGGTAACCGAACTCAATCTTCCCCCCGGTTTATTGGAGACCATTGGAGAAGAAAACATACATG TGGCGGCTAACGGGATGGCATATGTCAAACGCAACGTGCGCGAGGGGTTACTGGGAAGGATGTTAATGGAGTTATTGAATACTCGCATTATGGTTAAGCAG GCAATGAAAAGTGCGAAAGGAGATAGG GGGTTGTATAAAATCCTTAATGCGCGCCAACTCAGCCTAAAG CTAATGTGCAACGTCACCTTTGGATACACAATGGCTGGCTTCAGTGGCCGAATGCCAGCAGCTGAGATTGCGGATAGTATTGTACAAAGTGGCAGAGAAACACTTGAGAAG GCAATCGCGCTCATTGAAACAACCCCCAAATGGGGAGCCCGAGTAGTCTATGGGGACACCGATTCCTTGTTCATCTACCTTCCGGGAAGAACAAAAGATGAAGCTTTTAGGATTGGTCACGAAATAGCAA ATACTGTGACTGAAAGCAACCCACCGCCCATCAAGCTCAAGTTCGAGAAG GTTTACTACCCATGCGTGCTGATGACCAAGAAGCGATACGTTGGGTTCAAATACGAAACACCAGATGACAACGAACCAGAGTTTGATGCCAAAGGAATCGAAACAGTGAGAAGGGATGGGATACCTGCTGGCCAAAAAATGGTTGAAAGGTGTTTAAA AATTTTGTTCCGTACGCAAGACTTTAGTGAAGTAAAAAAGTATTGCGTCGAGTCCTGGACAAAGATACTTAAAGGTCAAGTCACACCCCAAGACTTCATTTTCGCAAAAGAAGTgaggttgggtacttacag TGAAAAGGCCCCTCCGCCTCCCGGGGCAATAGTTGCTGCAAAGAAACTTGCCCTCGACCCCATGGCCGAGCCTCAGTATGGAGAACGTGTTCCATATGTTATTATTCGCGGTGAACCAGGGTCTAGGCTAATTGACCGCGCAGTCCCGCCTGAGGAGCTTTTGAAGGATAG GAGCAAAAACATAGATGAAAACTACTATATAACTCACTCGCTAATACCTCCCTTAGAACGAATCTTCAATCTGGTCGGGGCGAATGTCCGGCAATGGTTCGAAGAAATGCCTAAGCCTGCGCGGTTAGACCCGATCGCTACCATCGGAAGCTCAGAAGAGTCTGAAAATAATGGCAGGTACAATATAGATGGTCATTTTA
- a CDS encoding integral peroxisomal membrane peroxin protein — translation MSSSSFPTLPSASHEPVPEAQQHLAARHKRRISLRPHRLSVHGSKSNDDSLRSNRRRGVDLNIVELDAEPEPDCVINTDVRVENGSQSQDDDESKDLYEWAILYENQRGITLFSIPYYSKLSLLPNDPPPFTVPNEATGHGRVASRQRTTLRAIGALSDYQLPDPTWRWVSKFWMVDMRGDGEVQQDGYEYNWCFRSKGWRASIGSFNAGGWVRRRRWVRLMMRPANAVSPLRSSTFEVESTSPSSTDPVPTPGSTTTINESEKNEKGDALIWRGDEDDWSRVRDALRNFRSDGRRLEAWERWLALEEQALLVRATERLGIGVGNGIKLRMDDWDLRHAIDPASPISRDTTPGTLHIRAPVPSKDVVLPVLRENLQRILSTFIFPDSRAQFLELLRLAGYNEHLIPQLSTFDSHSDFWSLARSVTPQSQSPGKSTKRLSSIADTH, via the exons ATGAGCTCAAGCTCATTTCCAACCCTACCCAGTGCTTCGCACGAACCTGTCCCTGAAGCGCAACAACATCTCGCGGCTCGACATAAGCGACGGATTAGTTTAAGGCCCCACCGACTGTCAGTGCATGGTAGCAAAAGCAACGATGACAGTCTGCGTTCGAACCGCCGGAGAGGAGTTGATTTGAACATTGTTGAGCTCGATGCAGAACCAGAGCCAGACTGCGTGATCAACACGGATGTCCGCGTTGAGAATGGCTCCCAGTCTCAGGACGACGACGAGTCCAAGGATCTTTACGAGTGGGCTATCCTCTACGAGAACCAGAGGGG CATCACTCTATTCTCCATCCCGTACTATTCTAAGCTCTCGTTATTGCCAAACGA CCCACCTCCGTTCACCGTCCCCAACGAGGCCACGGGTCATGGCAGAGTCGCATCCCGCCAGCGAACAACTCTTCGTGCAATAGGGGCCCTTTCCGACTATCAGCTCCCAGATCCCACATGGCGTTGGGTGAG CAAATTCTGGATGGTAGATATGCGTGGTGATGGGGAG GTCCAGCAAGACGGTTATGAATACAACTGGTGCTTTCGTTCAAAAGGATGGCGTGCTTCTATAGGATCTTTTAACGCTGGTGGATGGGTACGACGGCGACGTTGGGTTAGGCTGATGATGCGGCCCGCAAACGCCGTATCTCCCTTGCGTTCATCAACCTTTGAGGTCGAGTCAACCAGCCCATCATCAACAGATCCTGTTCCCACCCCAGGCTCCACAACAACCATAAACGAGTCTGAAAAGAACGAGAAGGGCGATGCACTCATTTGGCGTGGGGACGAGGACGACTGGTCGCGTGTACGAGATGCGCTCAGGAACTTTAGGAGTGACGGCAGGAGGCTTGAAGCTTGGGAGCGCTGGCTCGCACTTGAGGAGCAGGCTCTGCTGGTTCGTGCCACCGAGCGACTCGGTATAGGAGTAGGAAATGGCATCAAACTCCGAATGGACGACTGGGACCTGCGCCATGCCATTGACCCCGCCTCACCCATATCGCGCGACACTACTCCCGGAACACTCCACATCAGGGCACCCGTGCCGTCAAAGGATGTTGTGTTGCCTGTTCTTCGTGAAAAT CTCCAACGTATTCTTAGTACATTCATATTTCCCGATTCACGTGCTCAATTCCTAGAACTACTGCGGTTGGCTGGATATAACGAGCATCTGATACCCCAACTATCTACCTTTGATTCTCATTCAGATTTCTGGAGCCTTGCAAGATCCGTGACACCCCAATCTCAAAGCCCGGGCAAATCTACAAAACGTCTCAGCTCGATTGCTGATACACACTGA
- a CDS encoding iron-sulfur cluster co-chaperone protein HscB, mitochondrial, whose amino-acid sequence MSLLRLRSLVRPRGVVSLTSYRLYSALPTTCPSCNRPLPTRLPICPACSHIAPLPSSTNYYSLFDLPENTYKVDTKDLRNRFLKTQRLTHPDAWSAKPEKDKAAAANYSSFVNKGAEYLLSLRGVEMGETDSLEDQHFIIEIMDSRENVEVAETRDDLESLLEDNNAQVQDEINTISNAFDRGYLQTAKEASIRLKYRLGVQDSINARLHNM is encoded by the exons ATGTCGCTATTGAGGCTGAGATCCCTTGTGCGACCTCGGGGAGTTGTATCTCTTACATCGTACCGATTGTATTCGGCTCTTCCCACAACCTGCCCATCGTGCAATAGACCTCTCCCGACTCGACTTCCTATCTGTCCCGCTTGCTCACACATTGCACCTCTCCCGTCTTCAACGAATTACTACTCCCTGTTTGATCTTCCCGAAAATACGTACAAGGTAGACACAAAAGACCTCAGAAACCGATTTCTCAAAACACAGCGACTTACTCATCCCGATGCCTGGTCAGCCAAGCCGGAG AAAGATAAAGCTGCGGCAGCGAATTATTCGTCGTTTGTGAACAAGGG GGCCGAGTACTTGCTTTCATTACGCGGTGTCGAAATGGGCGAGACGGACTCGCTGGAAGATCAACATTTCATCATAGAAATCATGGACTCTAGGGAAAACGTGGAAGTAGCCGAAACGAGGGATGACCTCGAGAGCCTCTTGGAGGATAATAATG CACAAGTACAAGATGAGATCAACACGATCTCCAACGCATTTGATCGCGGGTATCTCCAAACAGCTAAAGAAGCAAGCATTAGGCTCAAGTATAGATTAGGGGTCCAAGACAGCATAAATGCGAGACTACACAATATGTGA